The following are encoded in a window of Candidatus Neomarinimicrobiota bacterium genomic DNA:
- a CDS encoding 2Fe-2S iron-sulfur cluster-binding protein, producing the protein MIGLKINGLEVSVQEGTTLLEAAEFLGFPIPTLCHMEGLSPYGACRLCVVEIDKGGEAKLVSSCTYPAQEGLKVRTASSRVLQARRMVLELLLASCPQSKVIQDLASQHGIHQQRFRQEYEDCILCGLCVRMCAEQMMAKAIGFRGRGENRSIGTPFDVKSEVCRLCGGCMYVCPACQLRCTYSEPEKAICGGCANLRPPCEEKEIFDDMMCYMDPCVACEIKKDQ; encoded by the coding sequence ATGATCGGGTTGAAGATAAACGGACTGGAAGTCTCGGTTCAAGAAGGTACAACCCTGCTGGAAGCCGCGGAGTTTCTCGGGTTTCCCATCCCGACATTGTGCCACATGGAAGGCCTTTCACCCTATGGTGCCTGTCGGCTCTGCGTCGTAGAGATTGACAAGGGCGGGGAAGCAAAGCTGGTTTCCTCCTGCACCTACCCAGCTCAGGAAGGCCTCAAGGTGCGAACCGCCTCTTCTCGAGTACTGCAGGCGCGTCGGATGGTTCTGGAGCTGCTGTTGGCCTCCTGTCCCCAGTCGAAAGTTATCCAGGACCTGGCATCCCAACACGGAATCCACCAACAACGTTTCCGGCAGGAATATGAGGACTGTATTCTCTGCGGGCTGTGTGTCCGGATGTGTGCCGAGCAGATGATGGCCAAAGCCATCGGGTTTCGAGGCCGGGGAGAGAATCGCAGTATTGGTACCCCCTTCGATGTTAAATCGGAGGTCTGTCGGCTGTGCGGGGGCTGCATGTACGTGTGCCCGGCTTGCCAACTCCGCTGCACCTACTCCGAGCCGGAAAAAGCTATCTGCGGCGGCTGTGCAAATCTGAGGCCGCCCTGTGAAGAGAAGGAAATATTCGATGACATGATGTGCTACATGGATCCATGTGTAGCCTGCGAGATTAAGAAGGATCAGTAA